In the genome of bacterium SCSIO 12827, the window GACCTGCGGGTCACCGAGCGCTCAAAGGTCAAACGGGTGCCCAAGCGCGCCGCCTATGATCGCGCCACGGTGGACGCGATCCTGGACGCGGGCCTGATGTGCCATGTCGGATATGTGATTGATGACGCCCCTTACGTGACGGCGACCTGCTACTGGCGGCACGGCGACCGTGTGTACTGGCACGGATCGGCGGCCAGCCGCATGCTCCGCACGGTGACCAGCGGCGTGCCGGTCTGCTTCACGGTGTCGCACCTGGACGGCTTGGTCATGGCACGGTCGGGCTTCCACCATTCCGTCAATTACCGGGGGGTGACCCTATTCGGCGAGGCGGTCAAGATCGAGGACCCGGCGGAGAAGCTGGCGACCTTGAAGGATTTCACGGACCGCCTGTCCCCCGGCCGCTGGGAGGAACTGCGCGAGACCACGGATCAGGAGCTGAAGGGCACCACCATCTGCGCGCTGACCATCGACGAAGGCTCGGCCAAGGTGCGCGCGGGCGGGCCCGTCGATGATGAACCCGATTACGATCTCAACGTCTGGGCCGGGGTCGTGCCGATCACCACGGTGGTCGGCGAACCCGTGGCCGATGATCGCCTGAAACCGGGCATTCCTGAGCCCGACTACCTGCGCCGCATTTCCATCGGCGCGCCGCCCCGGGGATAGCGCTATCATGCGCGCATGACCTTCGACGGCCTGACCCTCACGACAATCCTCATCGCCATCAGCGCCATGGGCTTCGGCTGCGCGTTCCAGGCGGCGCTGGGGCTGGGGTTCGCCTTGCTGGCGGCCCCCGTGCTGGCCCTGCTGGACCCTGCCTTCGTGCCTGGCCCCATGCTCCTGGCGGGAACCGTGCTGGCCGCCCTGACGGCTTACGGCGAGCGCGACGCCATCGACCGCCGCACGCTGGCGACCTGTCTGATCGGCTTGGCCGTGGGCACGGTGGTCGGCGCGGTCGTCCTCCAGGCCGTGCGGGGCATGGACCTGCAGCGC includes:
- a CDS encoding pyridoxamine 5'-phosphate oxidase family protein produces the protein MPTFPDLRVTERSKVKRVPKRAAYDRATVDAILDAGLMCHVGYVIDDAPYVTATCYWRHGDRVYWHGSAASRMLRTVTSGVPVCFTVSHLDGLVMARSGFHHSVNYRGVTLFGEAVKIEDPAEKLATLKDFTDRLSPGRWEELRETTDQELKGTTICALTIDEGSAKVRAGGPVDDEPDYDLNVWAGVVPITTVVGEPVADDRLKPGIPEPDYLRRISIGAPPRG